Proteins from a single region of Deltaproteobacteria bacterium:
- the rpsP gene encoding 30S ribosomal protein S16 — protein MAVSIRLSRYGAKKSPFYRIVVMDSQKARDGRFIEQVGTYDPRKEPSEIVLQEEAVLKWLGSGARPTETVKRFLKSSGIWARFCQNAS, from the coding sequence ATGGCAGTATCAATACGACTGAGCCGGTATGGAGCAAAGAAGTCTCCCTTCTATCGGATTGTAGTGATGGATTCTCAGAAGGCACGCGATGGGAGATTCATCGAACAGGTCGGGACCTACGATCCCCGGAAGGAACCGTCGGAAATTGTGTTGCAGGAAGAAGCGGTCTTGAAGTGGTTAGGCTCCGGAGCCCGGCCGACGGAGACGGTCAAACGGTTTCTGAAAAGCTCGGGGATCTGGGCCAGGTTTTGTCAGAACGCATCGTAG
- the trmD gene encoding tRNA (guanosine(37)-N1)-methyltransferase TrmD, which yields MSQFDWDVLTLFPEIIQVYAESGIIGRAQKDGKISVRVHLLRDFTRDKHRTVDDYPYGGGEGMVLKPEPIFRAVDLIRERQPETKVILLSPQGHVFNQAAAERLASKSRALTLICGRYEGVDDRVLTHLVDEEISIGDYVISGGELAALVLIDAVSRNLPGVVGDERSVVSDSFSGGLLKHAQYTRPEKYRGMKVPEILLSGHHAKIKRYQRYCALKKTFCSRPDLLEKAELSEEDREMLRRIREEDQEQ from the coding sequence TTGAGCCAATTTGACTGGGATGTATTGACTCTCTTTCCGGAGATCATTCAGGTCTATGCAGAATCGGGGATTATCGGACGGGCACAAAAGGACGGAAAGATTTCCGTCCGGGTTCATTTGCTCCGGGATTTTACGAGGGACAAGCACCGAACGGTTGATGATTATCCTTACGGCGGCGGCGAAGGGATGGTCCTGAAGCCGGAGCCGATCTTTCGGGCGGTCGATCTGATCCGGGAGAGACAGCCGGAAACGAAGGTGATTCTCCTCTCCCCGCAGGGGCATGTTTTTAACCAGGCGGCGGCGGAACGCCTGGCATCGAAAAGCAGGGCGCTGACTCTGATCTGCGGCCGATACGAAGGGGTTGACGACCGGGTTTTGACTCATCTTGTCGATGAAGAGATCTCCATCGGCGATTACGTGATTTCCGGCGGGGAACTGGCGGCTTTGGTGTTGATTGATGCGGTTTCGAGAAATCTTCCCGGCGTCGTGGGGGATGAACGGTCGGTCGTATCGGATTCTTTTTCCGGGGGGCTACTGAAGCATGCTCAGTACACACGGCCGGAAAAATACCGCGGGATGAAGGTCCCGGAGATCCTGCTTTCGGGCCATCACGCGAAGATCAAACGGTACCAGCGATATTGCGCGTTAAAAAAGACCTTTTGCAGCCGTCCCGATCTGTTGGAGAAGGCTGAATTGAGTGAGGAAGATCGGGAGATGCTTCGGCGGATCCGGGAAGAGGATCAGGAACAATAG
- the ffh gene encoding signal recognition particle protein, with protein MFDTLSEKLNSIIRNVTGKGKLSDENVQEALREVKMALLEADVNYKVVRGFLEKVKERSCGTEVHQSLNPGQQFIKIVQDELTGLMGSEESKVQLASTPPTVIMMVGLQGSGKTTTVGKLAHIYKKKGHRPLMVAADVYRPAAIRQLQVLGEQLGVPVYSTESRDPVSICREALEKARAEGFDLVLLDTAGRLHIDEALMEELSRIKTKVSPHEILFVADAMTGQDAVNISRSFNEQLEISGVVLTKLDGDARGGAALSIRYVTGKPIKFVGMGEKLDQLEVFHPDRVASRILGMGDLLTLIEKAEATFDEKQAEKLERKIRKQQFTLDDFRDQLKSIKKMGSLESLMKMIPGMGRIQELSAARPDEKELSRIEAMIGSMTPAERERYQVINGSRKKRIARGSGTTVQDLNRLLQQFAQMQKMMKMFSKGGMPAFPGGMPNMGMGNLPAMGGGGRFRKKLKKKRKIRR; from the coding sequence GTGTTTGATACCCTTTCGGAAAAACTGAATTCAATTATCAGGAATGTTACCGGCAAGGGAAAACTTTCCGATGAGAACGTTCAGGAAGCCCTGCGCGAAGTCAAGATGGCCCTCCTTGAGGCGGACGTCAATTACAAGGTCGTCCGGGGGTTTCTGGAGAAGGTGAAGGAACGCTCCTGCGGGACGGAGGTCCATCAGAGCCTGAATCCGGGACAGCAGTTCATCAAGATCGTACAGGATGAATTGACGGGCCTTATGGGGTCGGAAGAAAGCAAGGTGCAACTGGCTTCCACCCCGCCCACGGTGATCATGATGGTCGGTCTGCAGGGCTCTGGGAAAACCACAACTGTAGGCAAGCTTGCTCATATTTACAAGAAGAAAGGGCACCGTCCCCTGATGGTGGCGGCCGACGTCTACCGCCCGGCGGCCATCCGGCAGTTGCAGGTTTTGGGCGAACAGTTGGGCGTGCCCGTCTACAGTACGGAAAGTCGGGACCCTGTTTCGATCTGCCGAGAGGCGCTGGAAAAGGCCCGGGCCGAAGGATTCGATCTCGTCCTGCTGGATACGGCCGGACGGCTCCATATCGATGAGGCCCTGATGGAAGAACTCTCCAGGATCAAGACGAAGGTCTCGCCTCATGAGATCCTCTTTGTGGCGGATGCCATGACGGGGCAGGATGCCGTCAATATCTCCCGGAGTTTTAATGAACAGCTCGAAATCTCCGGTGTCGTCCTGACCAAGCTTGACGGCGATGCCCGGGGAGGCGCCGCCCTTTCCATCCGTTACGTAACGGGCAAGCCGATCAAGTTTGTCGGGATGGGCGAGAAGCTGGACCAGCTTGAAGTTTTTCACCCCGACCGGGTGGCTTCCCGGATCCTCGGGATGGGAGACCTGCTGACCCTCATTGAAAAGGCGGAGGCGACCTTTGATGAAAAACAGGCGGAGAAGCTGGAAAGAAAAATTCGGAAACAGCAGTTTACCCTTGATGATTTTCGGGATCAGCTCAAGAGTATCAAGAAGATGGGATCCTTGGAATCGTTGATGAAAATGATCCCCGGTATGGGCCGGATACAGGAACTTTCGGCGGCCCGTCCCGATGAAAAGGAACTTTCCAGGATTGAAGCGATGATCGGTTCCATGACTCCCGCCGAGCGGGAACGCTACCAAGTGATCAACGGAAGCCGTAAAAAACGAATTGCCCGGGGAAGCGGCACGACGGTGCAGGACCTGAACCGTCTCCTGCAGCAGTTCGCCCAGATGCAGAAGATGATGAAGATGTTTTCAAAGGGAGGGATGCCGGCCTTTCCCGGTGGGATGCCGAACATGGGAATGGGGAATCTCCCGGCCATGGGCGGCGGCGGAAGGTTCCGGAAAAAACTGAAGAAGAAGAGAAAAATCCGAAGATAA
- a CDS encoding KH domain-containing protein, whose amino-acid sequence MRELIIYVVKALVDHPEDVEVQEVQGEKTTVIELKVAQDDLGKVIGKQGRTARALRTILNAAGTKMGKRCVLEIIE is encoded by the coding sequence ATGAGAGAACTTATAATCTACGTCGTGAAAGCGCTGGTGGATCATCCCGAGGATGTTGAAGTACAGGAGGTGCAGGGAGAGAAGACAACGGTTATTGAGCTGAAGGTTGCCCAGGATGACTTGGGAAAGGTGATCGGAAAACAGGGACGAACCGCTCGTGCGCTCCGGACCATCCTGAATGCAGCAGGGACCAAGATGGGCAAGCGTTGCGTTCTTGAGATCATCGAATGA
- a CDS encoding sulfurtransferase TusA family protein, giving the protein MEILKEIDVTGKVCPAPLIALAKEVRHHDKGALLRIKGDDPLFEESILDFCAEGDHKVVETKREGKRISIVLQT; this is encoded by the coding sequence ATGGAAATTCTAAAAGAGATCGATGTCACCGGTAAGGTCTGCCCCGCCCCCCTCATTGCCTTGGCCAAGGAGGTGCGCCATCATGACAAGGGCGCACTCCTTCGGATCAAGGGCGACGACCCTCTCTTTGAAGAATCGATCCTCGACTTCTGCGCCGAAGGCGATCACAAAGTCGTCGAAACAAAGCGGGAAGGAAAGCGAATCAGTATCGTCCTGCAAACCTGA
- the rimM gene encoding 16S rRNA processing protein RimM: MRSDSSDGFSGSMEEWIEVGTVFRKHGIRGEVKVYPLTDSPRRFLDLEEVVLEDPAGKRQKVRIDRVRFQKDRLILHFAGLDTLDEIEPFLKSRILIHRSQALPLGEGRYYHADIIGLAVVSEEGLDLGSVTEILETGSNDVYVVRKGKKEILIPAIAEVVRKVDLARGEMIIHVMEGLFEPI, from the coding sequence ATGCGTTCTGATTCAAGCGACGGTTTTTCCGGTTCTATGGAAGAATGGATTGAGGTCGGCACTGTTTTCCGGAAACACGGCATCCGGGGTGAGGTCAAGGTTTATCCCCTGACCGATTCTCCCCGTCGGTTTCTCGATCTGGAAGAAGTCGTGCTGGAGGATCCTGCGGGGAAACGGCAGAAGGTCAGGATTGACCGGGTCCGTTTTCAGAAAGACCGTCTGATCCTTCACTTTGCCGGTCTGGATACGCTGGATGAGATCGAGCCCTTTTTGAAGAGCCGGATCCTGATCCATCGTTCGCAGGCGCTTCCCCTTGGGGAGGGGCGTTACTATCATGCGGATATCATCGGTCTTGCCGTGGTAAGTGAAGAAGGTCTGGACCTGGGAAGTGTCACGGAGATCCTGGAAACCGGCAGCAACGACGTCTATGTGGTCCGGAAGGGGAAAAAGGAAATCCTGATCCCGGCGATTGCGGAGGTGGTCCGGAAGGTCGATCTTGCGCGGGGAGAGATGATCATCCACGTCATGGAGGGGCTTTTTGAGCCAATTTGA
- a CDS encoding ribulose-phosphate 3-epimerase, giving the protein MVKIAPSILSSDFARLGEEIRAVESAGADYIHVDVMDGHFVPNITIGPPVVKAVRRITDLPLDVHLMIENPSDYIPEFAGAGGDILTVHAEACVHLHRTIHQIKDLGKKAGVALNPHQPLSILEYVLADLDLVLVMTVNPGFGGQSFIEGVLPKITRLKEMVVERRLDLEIEVDGGVTVTNAKKIAQAGADVLVSGSSVFGTEDYQKTLDRFRNELS; this is encoded by the coding sequence ATGGTCAAGATCGCGCCGTCGATTCTGTCATCTGATTTTGCACGTCTGGGCGAAGAGATCCGGGCCGTGGAGTCGGCGGGAGCTGATTACATCCACGTCGATGTTATGGACGGGCACTTTGTGCCGAACATCACCATTGGTCCTCCCGTGGTGAAGGCGGTACGCAGGATCACCGATCTGCCCCTTGATGTGCACCTGATGATAGAAAACCCTTCGGACTATATCCCGGAATTCGCCGGGGCCGGCGGGGACATCCTTACGGTCCATGCAGAGGCCTGCGTCCATCTCCACCGGACGATTCACCAGATCAAGGACCTGGGGAAAAAGGCCGGAGTAGCCCTGAATCCCCATCAGCCGCTGTCGATTCTTGAGTATGTCCTGGCCGATCTTGACCTGGTACTCGTCATGACGGTGAACCCCGGTTTCGGCGGGCAGAGCTTCATTGAAGGGGTCCTCCCCAAGATCACCCGGCTCAAGGAGATGGTGGTGGAGAGGAGGCTCGACCTGGAGATTGAGGTCGACGGTGGTGTAACGGTTACGAACGCGAAAAAGATTGCTCAGGCGGGTGCCGATGTACTGGTTTCCGGGTCGTCGGTTTTCGGGACGGAGGATTATCAGAAAACCCTGGATCGTTTCCGAAATGAGCTCTCCTGA